A part of Terriglobus roseus genomic DNA contains:
- a CDS encoding efflux RND transporter permease subunit: protein MNTAPEPGDKTPTEHVRPGDRARLDERFVRGGDHYPHEHATAEDERKNAARAEGESDPLGGIAGVHFSKPFIQRPIATFLLSFAIILAGAVAYKMLPVSSLPNVEFPVISVGASVPGGDPETMASSVATPLERQFSRIAGINQMTSTSSQGSANITMQFDLNRDINGAARDVQAAISAARAQLPANMPQNPSYRKINPSEAPILILAMTSDTLTVPQIYDAADSILAQKIAAIQGVGQTFVGGSAKPGVRVEANPNQLTSYNLSLLQLAAAIQTINVLEPTGYLNGDEKRWSVSTTDQLFGANAYRPRIVAITGGSVTNATANNGLQSNVASAISSANSATVASTNANINSGAGYASAAVSNFASNQTAPTPSKGVGIVRIGDVGDVVDSVENNLTYGQFNGKPAILLTVFKSPGANVIETVDRVLAQLPQLQAAINPAIKLQVSLDRTQTVRASVKDITQTMILTIVLVVLVVFAFLREVRSTLIPSVSVPLSILGTFGIMYLLGYTLDNLSLMALTISTGFIVDDAIVVIENISRHLEDGLDPYHAAMVGSKEIGFTVMSMSISLIAVFIPILLMGGIVGRLFREFAVTLSVAILMSLVVSLTTTPMLSAKFLEPHSERKHGKLYLWSEKFFVWLREEYERGLTWVLRHQLPVLIIWLVTFGLNIYLFAIVPKGFFPQQDTGRLGGRIQGQQDVSFSVMKQKIIDMATIMKQDPDIENVMAFVGGGGPGGGASNQGNLFVSLKNLDQRKDKANADDIINRLRPKLSRTPGVVAYLQSQQELNIGGRQSATQYQYTLSADSVADLNHWAPLMMAQMMKTPQLRDVATDQQDHGLEAKLVIDRDTASRLGISALTIDQTLNAAFGQRQVSTTYKPLNQYHVVMEVAPQWQATPEQLREIFVKTSNGTQVPLSAITHFENQRIPLQVNHQGLSPSATLSFNLAPGVALSDAALSIENARNAIGMPANISGGFQGTAAAFQDSLSTVPVLVLLALTAVYIVLGVLYESFIHPLTILSTLPSAGVGAVVALLLTQVDMSVIAMIGILLLIGIVKKNAIMMIDFAIVAEREHGKTAEQAIYEACLLRFRPIMMTTMAALLGGVPLAFGAGVGSELRRPLGITIIGGLIVSQCLTLFTTPVVYLYFDRWRERVERWGRKLTGKKATQPHGQLEPVAGD, encoded by the coding sequence ATGAATACAGCACCCGAACCCGGCGATAAGACACCCACGGAGCATGTCCGTCCGGGGGACCGCGCCCGTCTGGATGAACGCTTTGTGCGCGGTGGGGATCACTATCCGCATGAGCACGCCACTGCAGAAGATGAGCGCAAGAATGCTGCTCGGGCAGAGGGCGAGTCCGACCCGCTTGGTGGTATTGCGGGCGTCCATTTTTCAAAGCCGTTTATTCAGCGTCCGATTGCGACGTTCCTGCTCTCTTTTGCGATCATTCTTGCCGGCGCAGTGGCGTACAAAATGTTGCCGGTATCTTCGCTGCCAAACGTAGAGTTTCCGGTCATCAGTGTGGGCGCAAGTGTTCCGGGCGGTGACCCGGAGACGATGGCGTCGTCTGTCGCGACTCCGTTGGAGCGCCAGTTCTCTCGTATCGCGGGCATCAACCAGATGACCTCGACGTCGTCACAGGGATCTGCAAACATCACGATGCAGTTCGACCTGAACCGCGATATCAATGGTGCTGCCCGTGATGTGCAGGCCGCTATCAGCGCGGCGCGTGCACAGTTGCCGGCGAACATGCCGCAGAATCCCAGCTATCGAAAGATCAATCCTTCTGAAGCTCCGATTCTGATTCTGGCGATGACCAGCGACACGCTCACTGTGCCGCAGATTTACGACGCCGCTGACTCGATCCTGGCGCAGAAGATTGCGGCAATTCAGGGTGTGGGCCAGACCTTCGTGGGCGGTTCCGCAAAGCCTGGCGTGCGCGTCGAGGCGAATCCGAATCAGCTCACGTCGTACAACCTATCGCTGCTGCAATTGGCGGCGGCGATCCAGACGATTAATGTTCTGGAGCCGACGGGATACCTGAACGGCGATGAGAAGCGTTGGTCCGTATCCACTACAGATCAACTCTTTGGCGCCAACGCGTATCGTCCTCGCATTGTGGCAATCACTGGCGGTTCGGTTACAAATGCGACCGCCAACAATGGGTTGCAATCGAACGTTGCCAGCGCCATCAGCAGTGCCAATAGCGCGACCGTTGCAAGCACGAACGCGAACATTAATAGTGGCGCTGGCTATGCGTCTGCTGCGGTAAGCAACTTTGCTTCGAACCAGACAGCACCCACACCTTCAAAGGGCGTTGGCATCGTACGCATTGGTGATGTGGGCGACGTGGTGGATTCCGTCGAGAACAATCTGACATATGGTCAGTTCAACGGCAAACCAGCCATCCTGCTTACGGTATTCAAGTCTCCCGGCGCGAACGTGATTGAGACGGTGGATCGTGTACTAGCGCAACTTCCTCAGTTGCAGGCGGCGATCAATCCCGCGATTAAGCTACAGGTTTCGCTGGACCGTACGCAGACCGTGCGTGCATCGGTGAAAGACATTACGCAGACCATGATCCTGACCATCGTACTGGTGGTGTTGGTGGTCTTTGCCTTCCTGCGCGAAGTGCGTTCCACGTTGATTCCATCGGTGTCCGTGCCGCTGTCGATCCTTGGCACGTTCGGAATCATGTATCTGCTCGGATATACGCTGGACAACCTGTCATTGATGGCGCTGACCATTTCGACGGGCTTCATCGTGGACGATGCGATCGTGGTGATCGAAAACATCTCGCGTCATCTGGAAGATGGGCTTGATCCATATCACGCGGCGATGGTGGGTTCGAAGGAAATCGGATTCACTGTGATGTCCATGAGCATTTCGCTCATTGCCGTGTTCATCCCGATTCTGTTGATGGGCGGCATTGTGGGCCGTCTCTTCCGCGAGTTTGCTGTTACGTTGTCCGTCGCGATTCTGATGTCGCTGGTGGTTTCACTGACAACGACACCGATGCTGTCCGCGAAGTTCCTTGAGCCACATAGCGAACGGAAACACGGCAAGCTGTATCTGTGGAGCGAGAAGTTCTTCGTCTGGCTTCGCGAAGAATACGAGCGCGGATTGACATGGGTGCTGCGCCATCAGTTGCCGGTGCTGATCATCTGGCTGGTCACGTTTGGACTGAACATCTATCTGTTTGCGATTGTTCCGAAAGGCTTCTTCCCGCAGCAGGATACTGGCCGCTTGGGTGGTCGTATTCAGGGGCAGCAGGATGTGTCGTTCAGTGTGATGAAGCAGAAGATCATCGACATGGCCACCATCATGAAACAGGACCCTGACATTGAGAATGTGATGGCGTTCGTTGGTGGCGGCGGCCCTGGCGGTGGTGCTTCAAACCAAGGCAATCTGTTTGTTTCACTGAAGAATTTGGACCAACGCAAGGACAAGGCGAATGCAGATGACATCATCAATCGCCTTCGACCGAAACTGTCGCGCACACCGGGTGTGGTGGCTTACCTGCAGTCGCAGCAGGAGTTGAATATTGGTGGTCGCCAGTCTGCTACGCAGTACCAATACACGCTGTCTGCGGATTCTGTTGCTGACCTGAATCACTGGGCGCCGTTGATGATGGCTCAGATGATGAAGACGCCACAGCTTCGCGACGTGGCGACCGATCAGCAGGACCATGGCCTGGAAGCGAAGTTGGTCATCGATCGTGATACCGCGTCGCGACTTGGTATCAGCGCGCTGACGATTGACCAGACACTTAACGCTGCGTTCGGTCAGCGTCAGGTTTCCACTACGTATAAACCGTTGAATCAATATCACGTGGTGATGGAAGTGGCTCCGCAATGGCAGGCTACTCCGGAACAGTTGCGCGAGATTTTCGTGAAGACCAGTAATGGAACACAGGTTCCGCTGTCGGCCATCACGCACTTTGAAAATCAGCGTATTCCGCTGCAGGTGAATCACCAGGGCTTGTCACCATCGGCAACGCTTTCGTTCAACCTAGCGCCGGGTGTGGCTCTGTCAGACGCTGCGCTTTCGATTGAGAACGCACGTAATGCGATTGGCATGCCTGCAAATATCAGTGGCGGATTCCAGGGAACCGCGGCTGCCTTCCAGGATTCGCTTTCCACGGTTCCTGTCCTGGTGCTGCTGGCGCTGACGGCGGTGTATATCGTCCTGGGCGTTCTGTATGAAAGCTTCATCCATCCGTTGACGATTCTCTCCACGCTGCCTTCTGCGGGTGTGGGCGCTGTTGTGGCTCTGTTGCTGACGCAGGTGGATATGTCGGTCATCGCAATGATCGGTATCTTGCTGTTGATCGGTATCGTGAAGAAAAACGCGATCATGATGATCGACTTTGCGATTGTTGCCGAGCGTGAGCATGGCAAGACTGCAGAGCAAGCCATCTATGAGGCTTGCCTGCTGCGCTTCCGTCCTATCATGATGACGACGATGGCTGCGCTGCTTGGCGGTGTTCCGCTGGCGTTCGGAGCAGGCGTTGGTTCGGAACTGCGTCGTCCTCTGGGTATCACCATCATCGGTGGACTCATTGTGTCGCAGTGCCTGACGCTGTTCACTACCCCCGTGGTTTACCTGTACTTCGATCGCTGGCGCGAACGCGTTGAGCGCTGGGGCCGCAAGTTGACGGGCAAGAAGGCAACGCAACCGCACGGACAGTTGGAACCAGTTGCTGGCGATTAA
- a CDS encoding multidrug efflux RND transporter permease subunit, whose product MSPSRPFILRPVATVLLMVAVLLAGGVAYTQLPVSALPQVDYPTIQVQTYYPGASPSVMTSAVTGALERQFGQIPGLTQMTSTSSGGGSIITLQFNLSESIDVAQQDVQAAINAASSYLPQNLPNPPIYNKVNPADAPILTLALTSKTLPLTKVEDLADTILANKISQLSGVGLVSIAGGQKPGVRIQANPTTLAGYGMSLEDLRTALAAANVDQAKGNLNGRLQSYTIGANDQLLSAKDYQDVIVAYRNGSPVRMSDVANSVDGAENSFQAAWMGRRDDEGNPNTQPAVIINIQRQPGANIIGVVDRIEALLPKLQATLPASVKLETLTDRTGTIRASVADVQFELMLTIALVIFVIFLFLRSWRATIIPSVAVPLSIVGTFAVMYLLGYSLNNLSLMALTISTGFVVDDAIVMVENIDRYLEEGHSPLEAALMGSEQIGFTILSLTISLIAVLIPLLFMGDIVGRLFREFAVTLSVTILVSAVVSLTLTPMMAAKLLKHTPEHEKGKFYKVSEDFFNWVIARYATGVRWVLRHQTFTLLVTAGTFVLTLLMYMWVPKGFFPVQDTGVILAITDAPQDISFNAMSQRQQALANAILKDPDVDSLSSFIGIDATNQTLNSGRIQINLKDREDRKTSASDIIRRLQPNLDKVEGIKAYMQPLQDLTVENRTARTQYQYSVEDANSDELVVWTNRILQKFKTLPALADVASDQTTEGLEASLVIDRDTASRLGITPQNIDDTLYDAFGQRQVSTMFTQQNQYHVILEVAPQYQKSPTALDNIYVKSSSGTQVPLSAFTHFESKKTTLAISHEGQFPSVNISFNLAPGYSIGDAVSQVRKAEKELNMPLSVNANFQGTAASFEASLSNEPILILAALITVYIVLGVLYESYIHPITILSTLPSAGVGAILALFITGTNLSVIALIGIILLIGIVKKNAIMMIDFALEAEREGGKTPEESIYQACLLRFRPIMMTTMAALLGGVPLALGTGTGSELRRPLGITIIGGLIVSQVLTLYTTPVVYLFFDRIGRKYLGTEEGDRERLAHLHEDEPHYATGD is encoded by the coding sequence ATGAGTCCGTCCCGGCCATTTATTCTTCGTCCGGTCGCCACAGTTTTGTTGATGGTTGCCGTTTTGCTGGCGGGTGGCGTTGCCTATACGCAGCTGCCGGTCTCGGCGCTGCCGCAGGTCGATTACCCAACGATCCAGGTGCAGACCTACTACCCCGGCGCATCACCGTCGGTGATGACCTCTGCTGTTACGGGTGCGCTGGAACGCCAGTTCGGCCAGATTCCGGGTCTGACGCAGATGACGTCGACGTCCTCTGGCGGCGGATCGATCATTACGCTGCAGTTCAATCTGTCGGAATCCATCGACGTGGCGCAGCAGGACGTGCAGGCGGCAATTAATGCTGCCAGCAGCTACCTGCCCCAGAATCTGCCCAACCCACCGATTTACAACAAGGTGAATCCGGCCGACGCGCCGATTCTGACGCTGGCTTTGACGTCGAAGACGCTGCCGCTGACGAAGGTGGAAGATCTGGCCGATACGATTCTGGCCAACAAGATCTCACAGCTCTCTGGCGTAGGTCTCGTTTCGATTGCGGGCGGACAGAAGCCGGGTGTGCGTATCCAGGCCAACCCGACGACGCTGGCCGGTTACGGCATGTCGTTGGAGGATCTGCGTACGGCGCTGGCAGCTGCAAACGTCGACCAGGCGAAGGGTAACCTGAACGGCCGTCTGCAGAGCTACACCATCGGCGCGAATGACCAGCTGTTGTCCGCGAAGGACTACCAGGATGTCATCGTTGCCTATCGCAACGGGTCTCCGGTACGCATGAGCGACGTCGCCAATTCAGTTGATGGAGCGGAGAACTCCTTCCAGGCCGCGTGGATGGGACGTCGTGATGACGAAGGCAATCCGAATACGCAGCCGGCCGTCATCATCAACATTCAGCGTCAGCCCGGCGCGAACATCATCGGCGTCGTCGATCGTATTGAAGCGCTGTTGCCGAAGTTGCAGGCGACATTGCCCGCATCAGTAAAGCTTGAGACGCTGACGGATCGTACAGGCACCATCCGCGCTTCCGTTGCGGATGTGCAGTTCGAACTGATGCTGACCATCGCGCTGGTCATCTTCGTTATCTTCTTGTTCCTGCGTTCGTGGCGCGCGACGATTATTCCGTCGGTCGCGGTGCCGCTGTCTATTGTGGGCACGTTCGCGGTGATGTACCTGCTGGGTTATTCGCTGAACAACCTGTCGCTGATGGCGCTGACGATTTCGACCGGCTTTGTGGTGGACGACGCCATCGTGATGGTCGAGAACATCGACCGTTATCTGGAAGAAGGACATTCGCCGCTGGAAGCAGCGCTGATGGGATCGGAGCAGATCGGCTTTACGATTCTGTCGCTGACCATTTCGCTCATCGCCGTGTTGATTCCGCTGCTGTTCATGGGCGATATCGTGGGCCGCTTATTCCGCGAGTTTGCCGTGACGCTGTCGGTGACGATTCTTGTGTCTGCCGTGGTTTCGCTGACGCTGACGCCGATGATGGCGGCCAAGCTGCTGAAGCATACGCCGGAACATGAGAAGGGCAAGTTCTACAAGGTTAGCGAAGACTTCTTCAATTGGGTTATCGCTCGGTATGCCACCGGCGTGCGCTGGGTGCTGCGCCACCAGACATTTACCTTGCTGGTGACGGCGGGTACTTTTGTTCTGACATTGTTGATGTACATGTGGGTGCCGAAGGGCTTCTTCCCGGTGCAGGATACGGGTGTGATTCTGGCCATTACGGATGCACCGCAGGACATCAGCTTTAATGCAATGAGCCAACGACAGCAGGCACTGGCGAATGCCATCCTGAAAGATCCGGATGTGGACTCGCTTTCGTCGTTCATCGGTATTGATGCGACGAATCAGACGCTGAACTCGGGCCGCATTCAGATCAACCTGAAGGACCGTGAAGATCGCAAGACGAGTGCTTCCGACATCATTCGTCGCCTGCAGCCGAACCTGGACAAGGTGGAAGGCATCAAGGCGTACATGCAGCCGTTGCAGGATCTGACGGTAGAAAACCGCACCGCACGCACGCAGTATCAGTACTCCGTGGAAGATGCGAACAGCGATGAGCTGGTGGTGTGGACGAATCGCATCCTGCAGAAGTTCAAGACACTGCCTGCGCTGGCAGACGTTGCTTCCGATCAAACGACGGAAGGTTTGGAAGCATCGTTGGTCATCGATCGCGATACCGCGTCACGACTGGGGATTACGCCGCAAAATATTGACGACACGTTGTACGACGCCTTTGGGCAGCGTCAGGTATCGACCATGTTCACTCAACAGAATCAGTACCACGTGATTCTGGAAGTGGCGCCGCAGTACCAGAAGAGCCCGACTGCGCTGGACAACATTTATGTGAAGTCATCCAGCGGAACACAGGTTCCTCTCTCCGCCTTCACGCACTTTGAGTCGAAGAAGACAACGCTGGCTATCTCGCACGAAGGGCAATTCCCGTCAGTGAACATCTCGTTCAACCTGGCTCCGGGATACTCCATCGGTGACGCTGTTTCGCAGGTACGTAAAGCGGAAAAAGAGCTGAATATGCCGCTGAGCGTGAATGCGAACTTCCAGGGAACGGCGGCATCGTTCGAAGCATCGCTTTCGAATGAGCCCATCCTGATCCTGGCTGCGTTGATCACGGTGTACATCGTTCTGGGTGTTCTGTACGAAAGCTACATTCACCCCATCACGATTCTTTCCACGCTGCCGTCAGCAGGTGTGGGTGCAATCCTGGCGTTGTTTATCACCGGAACCAATCTTTCGGTGATTGCGTTGATCGGCATCATCCTTCTGATCGGCATTGTGAAGAAGAACGCCATCATGATGATCGACTTTGCGCTGGAAGCAGAACGCGAAGGCGGCAAGACGCCGGAAGAGTCGATTTATCAGGCTTGCTTGCTTCGCTTCCGTCCCATCATGATGACGACGATGGCTGCACTGTTGGGCGGTGTGCCGCTGGCATTGGGCACCGGCACTGGATCAGAGCTGCGTCGTCCTTTGGGTATCACGATCATTGGCGGCCTGATTGTTTCGCAGGTACTGACGCTGTATACGACGCCGGTGGTGTACCTGTTCTTTGATCGCATTGGACGCAAGTATCTGGGAACGGAAGAGGGTGACCGCGAACGGTTGGCCCATCTGCATGAAGACGAACCGCACTATGCGACTGGAGATTAA
- the pheS gene encoding phenylalanine--tRNA ligase subunit alpha has translation MTDTITPLSAFDDASLDQAFRALTDEVRSAAAQLTTPEAQENFRLDWLGRKQGRLKLLSESWLKTAPPEAKKSLGMRFNALKNEIEAALLAGPTSTAAEGSSLDLSLPGIRRSIGTEHPLTRTMREMTAVFAALGYSIGIGPEVESDFYNFEALNFPPNHPARDTQDTLVVADQDKKPLRERLLMRTHTSPVQIRTMISQPPPLRIVIPGKVHRNDESDATHSPIFHQVEGLCVDTNITFSDLKGTLDHAMKAFFGSSVKTRFFPSFFPFTEPSADVQISCPFCGQKGCRKCKYSGWIELLGCGMVDPAVFAAVDQRRIENGLEPAYDSKKISGFAFGMGVERIAMMKYGVGDIGQFYSGDLRFLSQFV, from the coding sequence ATGACGGATACCATCACACCCCTGAGCGCGTTCGATGACGCCTCGCTTGACCAGGCCTTCCGCGCGCTCACGGACGAAGTTCGCTCCGCAGCCGCGCAACTGACCACGCCCGAGGCGCAGGAAAACTTCCGCCTCGACTGGCTTGGCCGCAAACAGGGCCGCCTGAAGCTGCTCAGCGAAAGCTGGCTCAAGACCGCGCCGCCCGAAGCGAAGAAGTCGCTCGGCATGCGCTTCAACGCCCTCAAGAACGAGATTGAAGCAGCGCTTCTCGCTGGCCCGACCAGCACAGCCGCAGAAGGTTCATCACTGGACCTCTCCCTGCCCGGCATCCGCCGCTCCATCGGCACGGAGCATCCGCTCACGCGCACCATGCGCGAAATGACCGCAGTCTTCGCCGCGCTGGGCTACTCCATCGGCATCGGCCCGGAAGTGGAAAGCGACTTCTACAACTTCGAAGCGCTCAACTTCCCGCCGAACCACCCTGCGCGCGACACGCAGGACACACTCGTCGTCGCCGATCAGGACAAGAAGCCGCTCCGCGAGCGCCTGTTGATGCGCACGCACACCTCGCCCGTGCAGATCCGCACCATGATCTCGCAGCCACCACCGCTGCGCATCGTCATCCCCGGCAAGGTGCATCGCAACGACGAAAGCGACGCCACGCACTCGCCTATCTTCCATCAGGTGGAAGGTCTCTGCGTCGACACGAACATCACCTTCAGCGACCTGAAGGGCACGCTCGACCACGCGATGAAAGCCTTCTTCGGCTCGTCCGTAAAGACGCGCTTCTTCCCATCGTTCTTCCCCTTCACGGAGCCCAGCGCGGACGTGCAGATCTCCTGCCCCTTCTGCGGGCAGAAGGGGTGCCGCAAGTGCAAGTACTCCGGCTGGATTGAACTTCTGGGATGCGGCATGGTCGATCCCGCTGTCTTCGCCGCAGTCGATCAGCGCCGCATTGAAAACGGACTCGAACCCGCATACGACAGCAAGAAGATCA
- a CDS encoding efflux RND transporter periplasmic adaptor subunit: MSLTASEHPVSSSHPALPDHASPSSTGLANDASQHPGEPKKGGSWLRVLILILLVGGAIGFVVYRIVTNKPKETAGPGGRRGGGAGQIVPVAFDVATLKTMPISLQALGTVTAYNTVTLRSRVDGQITRVNFTEGQRVKQGQLLIEIDPRPYAAALEQAKGNLTRDQANAAYAQAQAQRYSQLYAAGVVSKESTQTQESTAGQAVGTLAADRAAIDAAQVNLNYTRITSPINGVVGLRQVDVGNIVSAAATTGLVVITQVQPIAVIFTLPEDQIPQVFSHMRGGQKLVAEAWDRSNSQKLATGSLLTVDNQIDTTTGTAKLKAVFQNESNELYPNQFVNIHLILENRPNSLVIPAAAIQTGNGGTFVYAIDRTKGQANPVAGGGAAGGGRGGRNGGGNANGGGANAPAGGANTAAGPGSADANAAGGSGGRAGGQAGAGGARPSNQNFPVQVVQVVVDSTQGTNVILRSGLKPGDQVVTDGQEKLQPGSRVIPRPSDDMQAARKAAQNPDAQKVNPNPGAGDFSNGRDSDVSPAMAGRRGQGQGAAGTDSSGLGSSHTPNQNREGANGQMSNGANGSGRRRPQQ; the protein is encoded by the coding sequence ATGTCGCTTACTGCCAGCGAGCACCCAGTCTCTTCTTCGCACCCGGCGCTGCCGGACCACGCTTCGCCTTCTTCGACCGGTCTGGCCAATGATGCATCGCAGCATCCGGGAGAGCCGAAGAAGGGCGGTTCGTGGCTGCGCGTCCTGATTCTCATCCTGTTGGTGGGTGGTGCGATTGGTTTTGTGGTGTACCGCATTGTGACCAACAAGCCGAAGGAGACAGCCGGACCAGGCGGTCGCCGCGGTGGTGGTGCAGGACAGATTGTCCCCGTGGCCTTTGACGTGGCCACGCTGAAGACGATGCCGATCTCACTGCAGGCGCTGGGCACGGTAACGGCATACAACACCGTGACGCTGCGCAGCCGCGTGGATGGTCAGATCACGCGCGTGAACTTCACTGAAGGTCAGCGTGTGAAGCAGGGGCAGTTGCTGATTGAGATTGATCCGCGTCCTTATGCTGCGGCCCTGGAACAGGCAAAAGGAAACCTCACCCGCGATCAGGCAAATGCGGCGTACGCACAGGCTCAGGCACAGCGTTACAGCCAGCTTTATGCTGCCGGCGTTGTGAGCAAGGAATCCACACAGACGCAGGAATCCACCGCTGGACAGGCTGTGGGAACTTTGGCTGCCGATCGCGCCGCGATTGATGCGGCACAGGTGAACCTGAACTACACGCGTATCACGTCGCCCATTAACGGTGTTGTCGGTCTGCGCCAGGTAGACGTGGGCAATATCGTTTCGGCTGCTGCTACGACCGGTCTGGTGGTGATTACACAGGTACAGCCCATTGCCGTAATCTTCACGCTGCCGGAAGACCAGATTCCGCAGGTGTTCTCGCACATGCGTGGCGGCCAGAAGCTGGTGGCAGAGGCTTGGGATCGTTCCAACTCGCAGAAGCTGGCAACCGGTTCGCTGCTGACGGTGGACAACCAGATTGATACGACGACTGGTACGGCGAAGCTGAAGGCTGTCTTCCAGAACGAGAGCAATGAGCTCTATCCGAATCAGTTTGTGAACATCCATCTGATTCTGGAGAATCGTCCGAATTCGTTGGTGATTCCTGCCGCGGCAATTCAGACCGGCAATGGCGGCACGTTTGTTTATGCGATTGATCGCACCAAGGGACAGGCCAACCCGGTTGCGGGTGGCGGTGCTGCTGGTGGTGGTCGCGGTGGACGTAACGGCGGCGGCAATGCCAATGGCGGTGGTGCAAATGCTCCCGCTGGTGGCGCGAATACCGCAGCAGGTCCAGGATCGGCCGACGCGAATGCAGCCGGTGGTTCGGGTGGACGCGCTGGTGGTCAGGCTGGTGCCGGCGGCGCTCGTCCCAGCAACCAGAATTTCCCGGTGCAGGTGGTGCAGGTTGTTGTGGACAGCACGCAGGGTACGAATGTGATTTTGCGCAGCGGTCTGAAGCCGGGTGACCAAGTGGTGACGGACGGCCAGGAGAAGCTGCAGCCCGGTAGCCGTGTGATCCCGCGTCCTTCCGACGATATGCAGGCGGCTCGTAAGGCGGCCCAGAATCCTGATGCGCAGAAGGTGAACCCCAATCCCGGCGCTGGTGATTTCAGCAACGGTCGTGATTCGGATGTTTCTCCGGCAATGGCAGGACGCCGCGGGCAGGGGCAAGGAGCAGCTGGCACGGATAGCAGCGGTTTGGGTTCCAGCCACACTCCGAACCAGAATCGTGAAGGCGCGAATGGCCAGATGAGCAACGGGGCCAATGGCTCGGGTCGTCGTCGGCCACAGCAGTAG
- a CDS encoding UbiA family prenyltransferase has product MEDDRLTGVAATAYPEANGAQDVPLCVDLDGTLVKSDTLIDAVLLLVRQQPTSPLHWPRWVSKGRAGFKREITGRARVDVEFLPYNQPLLDYLWEQHALGRRIYLATAADIGFARQVAAHFGDLFTGVLASDGTLNLAGANKLKAFQDLFPEGFTYIGNAIPDRTLLRESVLPMVANPHRKLRKALQLDRTAIHREFIDRRSTSKVFLKTIRAHQWAKNALIFLPTILAHDFSGRSLIACLLAFFSLSFCASATYIINDLLDIEADRRHPRKRLRPFASGDLSPIAGVAIVVAFFLIAVVLAVLVPHTATHFNGTVQRTGLLQAPDSFVLWLGIYTVTTLAYSFVLKRMVLVDVIVLSGLYTIRLLAGAAASGVFISEWLAAFSIFFFLSLAFVKRFSELELMVASGRDKASGRGYGTGDIEQLRALGTSSAFAAVVVLSMYISNLTAAHLYTHMSRLWLIEPVLILWISRVWLLASRGQLHEDPVVYAITDRMSWLLGAVCALIVWLAL; this is encoded by the coding sequence ATGGAAGACGATCGCCTGACCGGCGTCGCCGCAACAGCATACCCAGAGGCAAATGGAGCCCAAGATGTGCCTCTGTGCGTGGATCTTGACGGCACCCTGGTCAAAAGCGACACCCTGATCGACGCGGTTCTCCTGCTGGTTCGCCAGCAGCCCACCTCTCCCCTGCACTGGCCCCGTTGGGTCAGCAAGGGCCGGGCGGGGTTCAAACGCGAAATCACCGGTCGCGCCCGGGTCGACGTCGAATTCCTGCCCTACAACCAGCCGCTGCTGGATTATCTGTGGGAACAACATGCGCTCGGACGCCGAATTTATCTCGCAACTGCTGCAGACATTGGATTTGCGCGACAGGTGGCAGCCCATTTTGGCGACCTGTTCACAGGGGTTCTGGCCTCTGACGGCACCCTGAATCTGGCAGGTGCAAACAAGCTGAAGGCCTTCCAGGACCTCTTTCCCGAGGGTTTCACCTACATCGGTAACGCCATTCCCGATCGCACGCTCCTGCGCGAAAGTGTCCTTCCCATGGTAGCCAATCCGCATCGGAAACTGCGGAAGGCCCTCCAGCTCGACCGCACTGCCATTCACCGCGAATTTATCGACCGCAGGTCCACCTCCAAGGTCTTTTTAAAGACGATCCGGGCGCACCAATGGGCGAAGAATGCCTTGATCTTCCTGCCCACCATCCTGGCCCACGACTTCTCCGGGCGCAGCTTGATCGCCTGCCTTTTGGCGTTCTTCTCCCTGTCCTTCTGCGCCAGCGCGACCTACATCATCAACGATCTGCTCGACATTGAGGCGGACCGCCGTCACCCACGAAAGCGCCTCAGGCCCTTCGCCTCAGGAGACCTCTCACCCATCGCGGGTGTGGCAATTGTGGTTGCGTTCTTCCTGATTGCCGTGGTGCTCGCGGTGCTCGTACCCCACACAGCCACTCATTTCAACGGGACGGTACAGCGAACAGGACTGCTCCAGGCACCAGACAGTTTCGTCCTGTGGCTTGGCATTTATACCGTCACTACACTGGCTTATTCCTTTGTTTTGAAGAGAATGGTCCTCGTCGACGTCATCGTACTAAGCGGCCTGTACACCATCCGCCTACTGGCTGGTGCGGCTGCCAGTGGCGTGTTCATCTCAGAGTGGCTGGCCGCATTCTCCATCTTCTTCTTCCTCTCGCTCGCCTTCGTCAAGCGCTTCAGCGAGCTTGAACTGATGGTCGCCAGCGGGCGCGACAAAGCCTCAGGACGTGGCTACGGCACCGGCGACATCGAACAACTGCGCGCCCTTGGAACCTCCAGCGCATTTGCTGCCGTCGTCGTTCTCAGCATGTACATCTCAAACCTGACGGCGGCGCACCTGTACACCCACATGAGCCGCCTGTGGCTCATCGAACCGGTGCTGATTCTGTGGATCAGCCGTGTCTGGCTGCTGGCCAGCCGTGGTCAGTTGCATGAAGACCCGGTCGTCTACGCCATCACCGATCGCATGAGCTGGCTGTTAGGCGCTGTATGCGCTCTCATCGTCTGGCTCGCCCTGTAG